The segment GAATTGGAATAGCAAGCGGCCTACGTCCACAAGAGGGCGATGGCTTTAGCCTAGAAAAAACCCCTGGCGCTAGCTGTTTGTTAGCACTTCAAAAAAACAGCACCCTTAATCTAGATAGAAGCGCGATCGCTGCTAGATGCTGCTAAAAGCAGCTATTCGCTTGGGCGTTACTAATTGATCGGGTTTAATCAGCGGATTTTTCGCCGCCGGAAGATTTCTTAGGCAAGGTAGAAGATCCAGTCAACGTTTCCTCTAACTCCATGCGTTGTTCAATCTGGCGCAAGAAATATCCAGTCATCATCGCTGATGCCAATAAACCTGCTAAATTTTCTCTGTCGGTGGTAATTTGTACCTGAAAATTTTCTGAAGGTAGCATTCCCACCAGCCCTTGAACGTTCTGGGAGATAATTTGCTTAATTTCAGGAGTGACGGATTTAGCAACCCGCGCTAAAACTTCAGGAGGTTGGTGCTGAATATATTTCAGCAACTGATTGACTTGTGTATCTTCAGGTTCGCCATTGAGCAAATCGGGGTTGAATACCATTGGAATTTTCTCAGGATTTCATTGGCTTTTATCTACTTTAAACGATTGTGTTGTTTTGCAACGTCGTACTTTAGCGCGGATTGTCTAAGTCGATGGAGAGATTTTTGGCTCAAAAAAGACGTAGCAACTCTCAGGGGTAGGGTGCTTTACAGTATCCTGGTAGCGCGCCAAAGTATTCAGCAACGGCGCATTACTACCGAAATTCGTCATTCTTTACGGCTGTAGGGACATCCAGCTGACTCAGTTGGGGAAGTTGTTCCACTTCAAAATACTGATGAAATTTTTCTGTCACCTGTAGCCAGTAGGAACGCCCATCATCTTGTCGGCGTTTGGTGACAAAACCGAACTCGACGAGTTCCTGAACGTGCTGGTATGCTCCCGATCCGCGCAAGTCTACTAACTCAGATTGGGTGATGGAACCTTTAAGGGCGATCGCTGCTAATGTCCTCAATGCGCCTATTCCTAAGTCTAGCGGCACTAAAGTCTCGACTAAGGATTGAAAAGGCGATCGCAATTGCAAGGTGTAGCCTTCAGGCGTTTCAACTACTTCCAGGGCGCTGTCACGGTGCGCGTAATCGGTCATAAGCTGAATAATCGAATCTTCAGCATCATCGCGATCGCATCCTGCATACTCGGCAATTTCGGCAATAGAGACGGGTTTACCTTTGAGGTAGAGAATAGCTTCAATTTTCGTAGCGAGGCTAGGCATCATCATTAGTCAATTGTCCGTTGCCAACTGACAAAAAATTAGTCTAGTTGGCGTCCGGTGAGTTCGACAAAAATATCTTCTAAGTTGGAGGGGCGAACCATCATACCAGTTTTGTTGGGTGCGGTGTCAAGGTAGGCGTTAGCTTGTTCTAAGTTGGGGAAGAACTGATATTCTAAGCGATCGCCTACTTGTTTCATCACCAACCCTTCACCATGTTTAGAGCGTAGCTCCTCCAGGGTGCCAAGTTCTATCAGTTTACCAGCATCCATAATCCCAATGCGATCGCATAAATATTCCACCTCATCCATATAATGCGTCGTCAAAAGCATCGTCATCCCCTGCTTATTCAAATCCAGAATAATTTCCCAGAGGCGGCGGCGGGTTTGCGGATCTAGTCCTACCGTTGGTTCATCCAAAAACAAAATCTTCGGTTCATGTAACAGCGACCTCGCAATTTGCAACCGTCGCTTCATCCCGCCAGAGAGGGTTTTTACCAAACTATCTCGCCTCTGGTGCAACTCCACATACTCCAGCCATCGATCGATATCCTGCTGACGCTTCTTCGTGGGGATGTGGTGCATTCGTCCGTGCAGTTCCATATTTTCCCACACGGTTAAATCCATATCCACACTGGTTTGTTGCAACACCACGCCGATATTTTGCTTTACCTGCAACGGTTGGCGCACCACATCATAACCTGCTACCTCAACTCGTCCATCGCTAGGTTTTGTGAGCGTTGTTAGCATCCGAATTGTAGTAGATTTCCCCGCACCATTGGGGCCAAGTAAGCCAAACATTTCTCCAGATTCAATGGTAAAGGAGAGGTCGTTGACGACGGGAACTTTGTTGTAAAATTTGTGGACGTTTTGCAGGGAAACGGCAGTCATAATTACTATTTTTTTTAAATTCTGAGTTTTGAGCTAAAAATTAGAACTTAGGAGTAACAACTAAGAATTTAAAATTCTTAACTTCCAATTCCCTAATTTATAACTCAAAAATAAAAGTTAACTCCTCAATACTCTCCCATTATTTCTTCAGTTTCCCTCATTTCGTGTAAGGTTTGCCAACCTGCTTGCCACTCAGAAGGATTTTTCAAAATTTTGGCGTTAGTCCAGAAACGCACATTGGGGTCGCAGGAAGCCACCATTTCGGCAAAGACAAACTTGCCTTGGTTTTTCCGATTAACTACTTGGAAGTGTCTCCAACCCCACGTTTTTTGTTGGGCTGTCCATTTGGAACCGACAAGGTGAGGATATTTCAGCTTTTTCTGCATTTACTATTCAATCAGATATTTCTGGAGGGAAAAGACTTGGCATTGCAATCCTCCATTATCTACACATATGGCCAAACGGTCAATTTTTTGCAGCCAGATCCATCTAACCGTGTTGCCAATTTTCTGTTTTTTCTGGATAAGGCGTTTTTGTACCGCTTCATTAGGGCAAAGGATTTGGAAAGTGACTACCCCGTCTTCTTCTATTTCTCGAAATAGACAATCCCGAAACTTAGCACGGATGCTGCTGTCGAATTGACTGTGAAATTTCCGTAGCTTCCCAGTCCATGTTGTCTCGCGACGGTGGGGGGGTATGAGGCGGAAATCATCTTGATCTTCTTCGTCGGGATACAGAGGAGACATAATCTTCCTTTGCTGGTTGGGGAGAAAAGATTTTATCTTACATATTATGTTAATAACATTGTGAGTTAGAGGCACGTTTTTATTCAAATTTAGTAGGGTGGGATGAAAACCCACCCTACTGCTTTTTAATCGTCTGTGTTATTAGGAATTTCAGCCAAGTAAGCACGCTCAAGAGATTCTATGCTAATTTGGGGAGGCTCATCTCCACTTTCTTCTATTTCCTGCTGGAATTCGACAAGTGTCTGAAATAACTCTTCGGTAATTCTGAAAATTGGTTCGTCTGTCATAGTGTCCCCTCTCGATGCCAATAGACTCACTATTCATTTTTACAAATTAGCGATCGCTATTGGTTCTACCGGATGGGCTAACTCAAACCCAAAGACGCGGGAATAAAAGTAAAACTCTCCATCGATGACACGTTTGATATTCTCGGCGCGGCGGAAACCATGCTGTTCGCCCTCGAAGGCTACATAAGCAACGGGTAAACCCTTGGAACGCAACACATCAACCATCATCTCTGCTTGGTTGGGCGGGACAACTTTATCCTCAAGTCCTTGGAAGAAAATAATCGGACACGATAACTTATCTGTAAAGTGGATAGGCGATCGCTCGTGATAAATATCTTGCCGTTCTGGGTATGGCCCAATCAAGCGATCAAAGTAGCGCGATTCAAATTTATGGGTATCTCTTAAAAGTGCTTCTAAGTCGCTGACACCGTAATAACTCGCACCCGCCTTGAAGACATCGCGGAAAGTTAAGGCGCAGAGTGTAGTGTAACCCCCAGCGCTACCGCCTGCGATCGCCATCCGATTTTCATCCACCAAACCTTTTTCGGAAAGATATTTCGCCCCATTGACGCAATCATCCACATCCACAACACCCCACAGCCCATCTAAACGCTGATGATAAGCCCTTCCATAGCCAGTGCTACCACCATAATTTACATCCAGGTACGCAAAGCCGCGACTTGTCCAGTATTGAATCCGTAAATTTAACTGGCTAGAAGTTGCTGCTGTCGGGCCACCGTGACTTTTCACTACCAAGGGCGGTAATTCGCCCTCTGGGGCCATAAAGTCGTGGTTTTGGGGCGGATAGTAGAAGCCGTATGCTGTTAACCCATTTTCCGTCGGAAATTCAATCGGTTGTGCAATAGACAAATACCCAGTATCAATTTCCAACTTACTCGAACGCCGCAACACCGACCTCTGTCCAGTAGTCAAATCCAGCTGGACAATGGAACTAAATTCTGTTGGCGAACCAGCAATGAATGCAACACGACCAGCAACAGCTTTTAAAGAAGTAATCTCAGTGTAAGGCGTTTCAATTTGCTGTAGTTTTCCGGTCGTCGTGTCGAGACTCGCTAAATGCCAAATTCCCTGCTGGGTGTAAGTACAGATGATGCGATTAGCAGATTCAAAAGCATAAGTGGAC is part of the Funiculus sociatus GB2-C1 genome and harbors:
- a CDS encoding DUF760 domain-containing protein — protein: MVFNPDLLNGEPEDTQVNQLLKYIQHQPPEVLARVAKSVTPEIKQIISQNVQGLVGMLPSENFQVQITTDRENLAGLLASAMMTGYFLRQIEQRMELEETLTGSSTLPKKSSGGEKSAD
- the scpB gene encoding SMC-Scp complex subunit ScpB; protein product: MPSLATKIEAILYLKGKPVSIAEIAEYAGCDRDDAEDSIIQLMTDYAHRDSALEVVETPEGYTLQLRSPFQSLVETLVPLDLGIGALRTLAAIALKGSITQSELVDLRGSGAYQHVQELVEFGFVTKRRQDDGRSYWLQVTEKFHQYFEVEQLPQLSQLDVPTAVKNDEFR
- a CDS encoding ATP-binding cassette domain-containing protein; amino-acid sequence: MMTAVSLQNVHKFYNKVPVVNDLSFTIESGEMFGLLGPNGAGKSTTIRMLTTLTKPSDGRVEVAGYDVVRQPLQVKQNIGVVLQQTSVDMDLTVWENMELHGRMHHIPTKKRQQDIDRWLEYVELHQRRDSLVKTLSGGMKRRLQIARSLLHEPKILFLDEPTVGLDPQTRRRLWEIILDLNKQGMTMLLTTHYMDEVEYLCDRIGIMDAGKLIELGTLEELRSKHGEGLVMKQVGDRLEYQFFPNLEQANAYLDTAPNKTGMMVRPSNLEDIFVELTGRQLD
- a CDS encoding TIGR02450 family Trp-rich protein codes for the protein MQKKLKYPHLVGSKWTAQQKTWGWRHFQVVNRKNQGKFVFAEMVASCDPNVRFWTNAKILKNPSEWQAGWQTLHEMRETEEIMGEY
- a CDS encoding S9 family peptidase, translating into MTQQVKPYGSWKSPITSDLMVSETIGLGQIAIDGEDVYWIEGRPAEAGRTVIVRRTPDGQTIDIAPPPFNVRTRVNEYGGGAYCVADGIVYFSNFADQRLYRLIPGSQPQPLTPEAKMSYADAIIDRQRKRLYAVREDHTGEGKEAVNTLVSINLENGEDVRVLVSGNDFYSSPRLKPDGSQLAWLTWNHPNMPWDGTELWVAQINPDGSLGESQLVAGGADESIFQPEWSPDGILHFVSDRSGWWNLYKKAPPVEGEGLGLTEPLCEMEAEFGLPQWIFGMSTYAFESANRIICTYTQQGIWHLASLDTTTGKLQQIETPYTEITSLKAVAGRVAFIAGSPTEFSSIVQLDLTTGQRSVLRRSSKLEIDTGYLSIAQPIEFPTENGLTAYGFYYPPQNHDFMAPEGELPPLVVKSHGGPTAATSSQLNLRIQYWTSRGFAYLDVNYGGSTGYGRAYHQRLDGLWGVVDVDDCVNGAKYLSEKGLVDENRMAIAGGSAGGYTTLCALTFRDVFKAGASYYGVSDLEALLRDTHKFESRYFDRLIGPYPERQDIYHERSPIHFTDKLSCPIIFFQGLEDKVVPPNQAEMMVDVLRSKGLPVAYVAFEGEQHGFRRAENIKRVIDGEFYFYSRVFGFELAHPVEPIAIANL